A part of Mucilaginibacter defluvii genomic DNA contains:
- a CDS encoding MFS transporter codes for MSTTTQTAEAPNKMLFLACFVAIVTTSFGFILRALTLPQWSAEFNLSNTQTGEIAGVGLWPFAISIVLFSLIIDKVGYKNSMIFAFICHILSAAITWFATGYTMLYIGTFIMALGNGTVEAVTNPAVASMFPKEKTKWLNFLHAGWPTGLILGGVMALLMGPETNWKLKILLVLIPALGYGLLMLPHKFPINERVKAGISYLDMLKEVGIGGALIIVGLIVFQIGSVFGWATSVNVIVTLAIVGLFGAFVRSFGKPLFVLMLLIMLPMAITELGTDSWISDLMAPAMSKIGLQGGWILIYTSAIMVILRFCAGNIIHRISPLGLLAVCSGVAALGLFFLSGADGVMILVAATIFGIGKSFFWPTMLGVVAERFPKGGALTMNVTGGVGMIGAGVLGAVILGFVQDKTIDNKLQAYDSQNKTELHSTYATTPRSSMFGTYQAIDAGKLAAAPVAEKATVTGVQETAKKEALKTVALFPLGLMVCYTLLLLYFRSKGGYKAVHLPEANAEVSAQGPSPA; via the coding sequence ATGAGCACAACGACTCAAACGGCCGAAGCGCCTAACAAAATGCTGTTCCTGGCCTGTTTTGTGGCTATTGTAACTACCTCGTTCGGGTTTATTTTACGGGCGCTAACGCTGCCGCAATGGAGTGCTGAGTTTAACCTCAGCAATACTCAAACCGGTGAGATTGCAGGGGTGGGGCTATGGCCATTCGCTATCAGTATTGTTTTGTTTAGTTTGATAATTGATAAAGTAGGTTATAAAAACTCCATGATCTTTGCTTTTATCTGCCATATCCTGTCCGCAGCTATTACGTGGTTTGCTACAGGTTATACCATGCTGTATATAGGTACATTTATTATGGCGCTGGGCAATGGTACCGTTGAGGCGGTTACTAACCCGGCAGTGGCCAGTATGTTCCCGAAGGAAAAAACCAAATGGCTTAACTTTTTACACGCGGGCTGGCCAACCGGTTTAATATTAGGCGGTGTTATGGCCCTGCTGATGGGTCCGGAAACCAACTGGAAGTTAAAGATATTACTGGTTTTGATACCTGCCCTGGGTTATGGCCTGTTAATGTTGCCGCATAAATTCCCGATCAATGAGCGGGTAAAGGCCGGTATATCTTATTTGGATATGCTGAAAGAAGTAGGCATTGGCGGTGCACTTATCATTGTAGGTTTGATTGTTTTCCAGATAGGCTCGGTATTCGGTTGGGCTACCAGCGTAAACGTAATTGTTACTTTGGCCATTGTGGGTTTGTTCGGGGCGTTTGTGCGTAGTTTTGGCAAGCCGTTATTTGTGCTAATGCTACTGATCATGCTACCGATGGCGATAACTGAATTGGGCACTGACAGCTGGATATCAGATTTAATGGCGCCTGCCATGTCAAAAATAGGGCTGCAGGGCGGCTGGATACTTATTTATACCTCAGCAATAATGGTGATACTGCGTTTTTGCGCGGGTAACATCATCCACCGTATATCACCATTGGGTTTGCTGGCCGTATGTTCGGGCGTAGCGGCGTTGGGTTTATTCTTCTTGTCCGGGGCAGATGGCGTAATGATATTGGTAGCCGCTACGATATTCGGCATCGGCAAAAGCTTTTTCTGGCCAACCATGCTGGGCGTAGTAGCTGAGCGTTTCCCTAAAGGCGGGGCACTTACCATGAATGTTACCGGTGGCGTAGGTATGATCGGCGCTGGCGTGCTCGGCGCGGTTATTCTGGGTTTTGTGCAGGATAAAACCATCGACAATAAACTACAGGCTTACGACAGCCAAAACAAAACAGAGCTGCATAGTACGTACGCCACAACGCCACGATCAAGCATGTTTGGTACTTACCAGGCTATTGACGCTGGTAAGCTTGCCGCCGCGCCCGTGGCCGAAAAGGCTACCGTAACAGGTGTGCAGGAGACCGCTAAAAAAGAAGCGCTGAAAACGGTGGCTTTATTTCCGCTTGGGCTGATGGTTTGTTATACTTTGCTGCTATTGTACTTCCGTTCAAAAGGCGGTTATAAAGCAGTGCATTTGCCCGAAGCCAACGCAGAAGTTAGCGCTCAGGGGCCATCGCCGGCTTAA
- a CDS encoding glycoside hydrolase family 13 protein, giving the protein MYKTYTKSFVFVVLLCVTALGNAFGQVSINRVEPAFWWAGMKNKQLQLMVNGTGIAKAKPMITYPGVKITEVAKTDNPNYLFIYLDIATSAKPGIMRIKFTGANGDVKAISYELKARTDHSGALGFNSTDVLYLLTPDRFANGSTENDVLEAVGVDRKNPDARHGGDLKGVADHLNYIKDLGFTTVWFNPVQENRMPNGSYHGYAITDFYKIDPRFGSNAEFKQLTADMHAKGMKVVMDMIFNHCGLAHPWMKDKPAADWINNPAKYVQTNHAKLTAMDPHAAKKEKDILLDGWFVPDMPDLNQRNRHLATYLIQNSIWWIEYARIDGIRQDTYPYPDYAFMARWCKEVMAEYPNFNIVGESWYGKPGETAWWQRNSAINPNNTYLKTVMDFPLTFTADWGFNEDANRNGGEQSGIYQIFEVIAQDFLYPDPNNILTFLDNHDLGRFTRKDDKNLDRFKQAFAFLLTTRGIPQIYYGTEILMEGPKSDGDGQIRKDFPGGWPGDKTDAFTAEGRTDKQNEAFNYLRRLLNWRKTNKAVTAGKLIHYAPYDNVYVYARIYGEKTVLVMLNASGKDQTLEMARFTDVTGKHAVGTDVITGKAVSISKNVTVPARGQYVLELN; this is encoded by the coding sequence ATGTATAAAACCTATACTAAAAGTTTTGTATTCGTTGTACTGTTATGCGTTACCGCATTGGGCAATGCTTTTGGCCAGGTAAGCATAAATCGGGTTGAACCTGCTTTTTGGTGGGCCGGCATGAAGAATAAGCAGCTTCAGCTTATGGTGAATGGCACGGGTATAGCTAAAGCCAAACCTATGATTACCTACCCTGGTGTTAAGATTACCGAGGTTGCCAAAACCGATAACCCCAACTATTTATTTATTTACCTGGATATAGCCACCTCGGCAAAGCCGGGTATTATGCGTATAAAATTCACCGGCGCCAATGGTGATGTAAAGGCCATAAGCTATGAACTGAAAGCCCGTACCGATCACAGTGGGGCGCTGGGCTTTAACAGTACGGATGTGCTTTACCTGCTTACGCCCGATCGTTTTGCTAACGGCAGCACCGAAAATGACGTGCTGGAGGCGGTTGGTGTTGACCGCAAGAACCCGGACGCCCGCCATGGCGGCGACCTGAAAGGCGTAGCCGACCATTTGAACTACATTAAGGATTTGGGTTTTACCACGGTTTGGTTTAATCCCGTACAGGAAAACCGGATGCCAAACGGCTCTTACCATGGTTATGCTATAACTGATTTTTATAAGATTGACCCACGTTTCGGCTCAAATGCCGAATTCAAGCAACTCACTGCCGATATGCATGCCAAGGGCATGAAGGTGGTGATGGATATGATATTTAACCACTGCGGCCTGGCACACCCCTGGATGAAGGATAAACCTGCCGCTGACTGGATAAATAATCCCGCAAAGTACGTACAAACCAACCACGCCAAGCTTACCGCGATGGATCCCCACGCAGCAAAAAAAGAGAAAGATATTTTGCTTGACGGCTGGTTTGTGCCTGATATGCCCGATTTGAACCAGCGTAACCGCCACCTGGCCACTTACCTCATACAAAACAGCATCTGGTGGATAGAGTATGCGCGTATTGACGGCATTCGCCAGGATACCTACCCTTACCCTGACTATGCCTTTATGGCCCGCTGGTGCAAAGAAGTGATGGCCGAGTACCCTAACTTTAACATTGTAGGCGAATCATGGTATGGTAAACCTGGTGAAACCGCCTGGTGGCAGCGTAACTCGGCCATCAACCCTAACAATACATACCTGAAAACGGTGATGGATTTCCCGTTAACTTTTACGGCTGATTGGGGTTTTAATGAGGATGCCAACAGGAATGGCGGCGAGCAATCAGGCATATACCAGATTTTTGAGGTAATAGCTCAGGACTTTTTATACCCGGATCCGAACAATATCCTTACCTTTCTGGATAACCATGACCTGGGCCGTTTTACCCGCAAGGATGATAAAAATCTTGACCGCTTTAAGCAAGCCTTCGCGTTTCTGCTTACCACGCGCGGCATTCCGCAGATATATTACGGTACAGAAATTTTGATGGAAGGCCCTAAAAGCGACGGCGACGGACAGATACGTAAGGACTTTCCGGGCGGCTGGCCTGGTGATAAAACCGATGCCTTTACCGCTGAAGGCCGCACTGACAAGCAGAATGAAGCCTTTAATTATCTGCGCAGACTGCTTAACTGGCGCAAAACCAATAAGGCGGTTACGGCAGGCAAGCTGATACATTACGCGCCTTATGACAATGTTTATGTATACGCCCGTATTTATGGTGAAAAAACCGTGCTGGTAATGCTCAACGCATCTGGCAAAGACCAAACCCTGGAGATGGCTCGCTTTACCGATGTTACCGGCAAGCACGCCGTTGGTACCGATGTAATAACGGGTAAGGCGGTCAGCATCAGCAAAAATGTTACGGTACCCGCCCGGGGCCAGTATGTACTCGAGCTTAATTAA
- a CDS encoding DUF6377 domain-containing protein: MRAALLILLLLIGNAVFAAPGKTNELLDKLDVELNRKSEYDNQKEQRLKQLKTRFARVRNNPARSFDVCSQLYEEYKSYKYDSAYVYAHKLLQLSQKLNDVGREYTSKVKVGFILLSSGMFKEAFDNLSGIDARMLPDTMRYEYYRLMMRANFDLANYDNDNQYSPQYVEKANQYIDSAIAISVPGSYNNLYLIGYKKLKQGDPVAAEADFLKLLNTQKLTEHQHAIVASTLGDIYLKNKQREKGIELLIQAVTSDIRSSTKETLAIFWLAEIFYKQGDIKNAYKYIQHAMADADFYGARQRRAQISSILPIIAAEKLKYSEREKTRFLIFIVSLSVLAALVIVISVMLFRQLKNLKAKEKIIEETNAELEAINGKLEEDTHIKEEYIGYFFNVISGYILKLEKLKRSVDLKLSQKRYDHIQLIVDNIQIKKERETLFHTFDHVFIKIFPNFVSSFNALFKKEDQIWPKSDEVLTTDLRIFALIRLGINDTETISKILEYSEKTIYVYKMRLKAKSLFPGDEFDKRIMDIKAVDNTRGGKKIADNA; this comes from the coding sequence ATGCGCGCTGCCCTGCTAATTCTGCTGCTTTTGATTGGGAATGCTGTTTTTGCTGCACCAGGCAAAACGAATGAATTGCTGGATAAGCTCGACGTGGAACTTAACCGCAAAAGTGAGTACGATAACCAGAAGGAGCAGCGGCTGAAACAGCTTAAAACGCGGTTTGCCCGGGTACGCAATAACCCCGCCCGGAGCTTTGATGTTTGCTCGCAGCTTTACGAGGAATATAAATCATACAAATATGATTCGGCTTACGTTTACGCGCACAAACTGCTCCAGTTAAGCCAAAAGCTTAACGATGTAGGCAGGGAGTACACCAGCAAGGTAAAAGTTGGCTTTATCCTGTTATCGTCGGGCATGTTTAAAGAGGCCTTCGACAATCTTTCCGGAATTGACGCGCGTATGCTACCCGACACCATGCGGTATGAGTATTACCGGTTAATGATGCGGGCTAACTTTGACCTGGCCAATTATGATAACGATAACCAGTACTCACCGCAATATGTGGAGAAGGCCAATCAGTATATTGACTCGGCAATAGCGATCAGCGTACCCGGATCATACAATAATTTATACCTTATCGGCTACAAGAAGCTCAAGCAAGGCGACCCGGTTGCCGCTGAGGCTGATTTTTTGAAGCTACTGAACACCCAAAAACTTACCGAGCACCAGCATGCCATAGTAGCATCAACACTCGGCGACATTTACTTAAAAAACAAGCAGCGCGAAAAGGGAATCGAGCTGCTTATACAGGCAGTTACAAGTGACATCAGATCATCGACTAAAGAAACGCTGGCCATTTTCTGGCTTGCCGAAATATTTTATAAGCAGGGCGATATCAAGAACGCGTATAAGTACATCCAGCATGCCATGGCCGATGCTGATTTTTATGGTGCACGCCAGCGTCGCGCGCAAATCAGTTCCATCCTACCTATTATTGCTGCTGAGAAATTAAAGTACAGCGAGCGTGAAAAAACCCGTTTCCTGATATTCATCGTATCATTATCCGTGCTGGCTGCCCTGGTTATTGTAATATCGGTAATGCTGTTCAGGCAACTCAAAAACCTCAAGGCCAAAGAGAAGATAATTGAGGAAACCAATGCAGAGCTGGAAGCGATTAACGGTAAGCTTGAGGAAGATACACATATCAAAGAAGAATACATCGGCTATTTTTTTAACGTGATATCGGGCTATATCCTGAAACTCGAAAAACTAAAGCGCTCTGTCGACCTTAAACTCTCGCAAAAACGTTATGATCATATCCAGCTCATTGTGGATAACATTCAGATCAAAAAGGAGCGTGAGACCTTGTTCCACACGTTTGATCATGTGTTCATCAAAATATTCCCGAATTTTGTATCGTCCTTTAATGCCCTGTTCAAAAAAGAGGATCAGATATGGCCTAAGAGCGATGAGGTGCTCACTACTGACCTGCGTATCTTCGCGCTGATCAGGCTGGGCATAAATGACACCGAAACCATCTCCAAAATACTCGAGTATTCCGAAAAAACCATCTACGTGTACAAGATGCGCCTTAAAGCAAAATCACTTTTTCCGGGTGATGAGTTTGATAAACGTATAATGGACATTAAAGCGGTTGACAACACGCGGGGCGGTAAAAAAATTGCCGATAACGCGTAA
- a CDS encoding M14 metallopeptidase family protein has product MFKRLFTLLLCLGLCVNALAQKIQSPDEFLGYSLGSRFTHHARIAEYFNYIAKTASNVKLAPYGTTNEGRPLMAMFIASAQNIGRLEEIRKNNLSIAGMEKVAGAINSNTPVIVWLSFNVHGNEPSSSEVSMQTLYDMVDPANTRTQAWLKNTVVVIDPCLNPDGRERYVNFYNSAKGEKPDANPAAREHFEPWPAGRTNHYFFDLNRDWAWQVQKETQGRVALYNQWLPQIHVDFHEQGYNAPYYFAPAAEPVHQDITPWQREFQVIIGKNNAKYFDQNGWAYFTKEIFDLLYPSYGDTYPLYNGSIGMTYEQGGIAGGLAIQTRTGDTLTLADRIAHHHSNSLSTIEAASANAQKALTEYKKYFDVGRTNPPGTYKTFVIENSNNDKITALAALLKRNGIEYGYGLGNSVRGLNYITGKTESYKPAANDLVINAYQPKAVLLNVLLEPKTFIADSNTYDITGWALPYAYGLKAWAVKESYKPQRQSAPAVVAPAYSSNAAYAYVSAWQSVNDVKFLASLLKRGVKVRYSEKPFEAGGKKFSAGSLLITRSSNKEKDFDKTIRSIAAETNHPLVQLNSGFVDKGADMGSDYIKYIRPLKVILVAGNVTSSEAIGEVWHYFEQQINYPVTLVNYSDLSRMRWNDVDVMIFADGNYGDFPTDKMQSWLSSGGKLIAMQNAVAQLADKKLFGIREKEAATDKKDDKSKATNKVIAYADRDKEALKSNVPGAVYKIHLDNTHPLGFGMPADYYTLKMNEEVYDYLDSGSSWNVGVLKKDGYTSGFVGQTSKAKLVDGMLIGVQSVGRGSVVFLADDPLFRSFWENGKLLFGNAVFMVQ; this is encoded by the coding sequence ATGTTTAAAAGATTATTCACCCTGTTGCTGTGTCTTGGTTTGTGTGTAAATGCCTTGGCGCAGAAAATACAATCGCCCGATGAATTTTTGGGTTATAGCCTGGGCTCGCGGTTTACGCACCATGCCCGCATTGCCGAGTATTTTAATTACATAGCTAAAACCGCATCCAACGTAAAGCTGGCGCCTTACGGTACCACCAATGAGGGGCGCCCGCTGATGGCGATGTTCATCGCTTCGGCGCAGAACATTGGCAGGCTGGAAGAGATCCGCAAGAATAATTTAAGCATTGCCGGTATGGAAAAAGTCGCCGGGGCTATTAATAGTAACACGCCGGTAATAGTATGGCTCAGCTTTAACGTACATGGTAACGAGCCTAGTTCGAGCGAGGTATCTATGCAAACGTTGTACGATATGGTCGACCCCGCCAATACCCGCACCCAGGCCTGGCTAAAAAATACCGTAGTGGTAATTGACCCATGCCTTAACCCTGATGGCCGTGAGCGTTATGTTAACTTTTACAATTCGGCCAAAGGAGAGAAACCCGATGCCAACCCTGCCGCCCGTGAGCATTTTGAGCCCTGGCCCGCCGGGCGTACTAACCATTACTTTTTTGATTTGAACCGAGATTGGGCATGGCAGGTACAAAAGGAAACACAGGGCCGCGTAGCGCTGTATAACCAGTGGCTGCCGCAAATACATGTCGATTTTCATGAGCAGGGCTACAACGCGCCATACTATTTTGCCCCTGCTGCCGAGCCGGTGCACCAGGATATTACTCCCTGGCAGCGCGAGTTCCAGGTAATCATCGGTAAAAACAACGCGAAGTATTTTGACCAGAATGGCTGGGCTTATTTTACCAAGGAGATATTCGATCTGCTTTACCCATCCTACGGCGATACTTACCCGCTGTATAACGGCTCCATAGGCATGACGTATGAACAGGGCGGCATAGCCGGTGGCCTGGCTATACAAACCCGTACCGGCGATACGCTTACACTGGCTGATCGGATAGCGCATCATCACTCTAACAGCTTAAGTACCATTGAGGCGGCATCCGCCAATGCACAAAAAGCTTTAACAGAATACAAAAAGTATTTTGACGTGGGTCGCACCAATCCACCGGGAACGTATAAAACCTTTGTGATAGAAAACAGCAATAACGATAAGATAACCGCACTTGCCGCCCTGCTTAAACGCAATGGTATTGAGTATGGCTACGGGCTTGGCAATTCAGTACGCGGATTGAATTATATCACCGGAAAAACCGAAAGCTATAAACCCGCGGCTAATGATCTGGTGATAAATGCCTACCAGCCTAAGGCGGTTTTATTGAATGTACTGCTGGAGCCTAAAACATTTATTGCCGATAGCAATACCTATGATATTACGGGCTGGGCTTTGCCTTATGCTTACGGCTTAAAAGCCTGGGCGGTTAAGGAGTCATACAAACCGCAGCGGCAGTCGGCACCTGCTGTTGTTGCACCTGCTTACAGCAGCAACGCGGCTTATGCTTACGTGTCGGCATGGCAATCTGTAAATGATGTTAAGTTTTTGGCAAGCTTGCTTAAACGAGGCGTTAAAGTGCGCTATTCAGAAAAGCCTTTTGAGGCCGGTGGCAAAAAATTCTCTGCCGGCTCGTTGCTCATTACCCGGTCGAGCAATAAAGAAAAGGATTTTGATAAAACCATCCGATCCATCGCTGCCGAAACCAACCATCCGCTGGTGCAGCTAAATTCGGGCTTTGTGGATAAAGGCGCCGATATGGGGTCTGACTATATTAAATATATCCGCCCGCTAAAAGTGATTTTAGTGGCCGGTAATGTAACCTCATCAGAAGCTATTGGCGAAGTTTGGCATTATTTTGAGCAGCAGATAAATTACCCGGTTACGCTGGTGAACTACAGCGATTTGAGCCGTATGCGCTGGAATGATGTAGATGTGATGATTTTCGCGGATGGGAATTACGGCGATTTCCCGACCGACAAAATGCAAAGCTGGCTTAGCAGCGGCGGTAAATTGATAGCCATGCAGAATGCTGTAGCACAACTGGCAGATAAAAAGCTTTTTGGCATACGCGAAAAAGAGGCCGCGACAGATAAAAAGGATGATAAAAGCAAGGCCACCAATAAAGTAATTGCCTATGCCGACCGCGATAAAGAGGCTTTAAAAAGCAATGTACCCGGCGCGGTTTATAAAATCCACTTGGACAATACCCACCCTTTAGGCTTTGGTATGCCTGCGGATTACTATACGCTTAAAATGAATGAAGAGGTTTATGATTACCTGGACTCAGGCAGCAGCTGGAATGTGGGCGTGTTAAAGAAAGATGGTTATACCTCGGGCTTTGTGGGCCAAACCAGCAAAGCCAAACTGGTTGATGGTATGCTGATCGGCGTACAATCAGTTGGCCGGGGTTCGGTTGTATTCCTGGCTGATGATCCGCTGTTCCGCAGCTTTTGGGAAAACGGCAAGCTGTTGTTTGGCAACGCTGTATTTATGGTGCAGTAA